One genomic region from Osmerus eperlanus chromosome 6, fOsmEpe2.1, whole genome shotgun sequence encodes:
- the zbtb18 gene encoding zinc finger and BTB domain-containing protein 18 isoform X2 — protein sequence MHTAGYEDGRMEFPDHSRHLLQCLSEQRHQGFLCDSTVLVGDAQFRAHRAVLASCSMYFHLFYKDQLDKRDVVHLNSDIVTAPAFALLLEFMYEGKLQFKALPVEDVLAAASYLHMYDIVKVCKKKLKQKGTAEADSTRREEDNASSCSDKAESLSEATADLLPSDDDDLEAKREASTPLWMRLPSDRAGTPAAASSPTEAQPQGSEARKLRSPAGSPSSSTGSLRSHRSLGSSRRVSADADCVLDLSVKPVAAGNPYLSGVGASTPDRLQGGLVQVKVERNAGSDEEELGGGDYHMDHSGAKGTTPSTNGGLNHHGVGVGLTAQRRLGLEAHLSALREASLAGELDREDKASEEDDMLGTESERAQAEAASMDSSLLPYVSNMLSAPHTQIFMCPLCNKVFPSPHILQIHLSSHFREQEGVRAKPAGDVNVPTCSICGKTFSCMYTLKRHERTHSGEKPYTCTTCGKSFQYSHNLSRHAVVHTREKPHACKWCERRFTQSGDLYRHIRKFHCELVNSLSVKSESLSLPRDWAIEDSSQELWK from the exons ATGCATACTGCAG gttaTGAGGACGGCAGGATGGAGTTCCCAGACCACAGCAGACATTTGCTCCAGTGTCTGAGTGAGCAGAGACACCAGGGCTTCCTGTGCGACTCGACGGTCCTGGTAGGCGATGCCCagttccgtgctcaccgcgctGTGCTGGCGTCCTGCAGCATGTACTTCCACCTCTTCTACAAGGACCAGCTGGACAAGAGGGACGTGGTCCACCTCAACAGCGACATCGTAACCGCTCCGGCCTTTGCCCTGCTACTGGAGTTCATGTATGAGGGCAAGCTGCAGTTCAAGGCCCTGCCAGTAGAGGACGTGCTGGCGGCCGCCAGCTACCTGCACATGTACGACATCGTCAAGGTGTGCAAGAAGAAGCTGAAGCAGAAGGGCACCGCGGAGGCCGACAGCACGCGACGCGAAGAGGACAACGCCTCCTCCTGCTCCGACAAGGCCGAGAGTCTATCGGAGGCCACCGCCGACCTTTTGCCCAGCGATGACGACGACCTGGAGGCCAAGCGGGAAGCCAGCACCCCCCTGTGGATGCGGCTGCCTTCGGACCGCGCGGGCACCCCGGCCGCGGCCTCCAGCCCCACAGAGGCCCAGCCCCAGGGCAGCGAGGCCAGGAAGCTGCGTTCCCCGGCAGGAAGCCCCAGCAGCTCCACCGGCTCCCTCCGCTCGCACAGGTCGCTCGGCTCCTCACGCCGGGTGTCGGCCGACGCCGACTGCGTCCTCGACCTGTCGGTGAAGCCCGTCGCCGCCGGTAACCCGTACCTGAGCGGCGTCGGCGCGTCGACACCTGACCGCCTGCAGGGCGGACTGGTGCaggtgaaggtggagaggaACGCGGGGTCggatgaggaggagctgggaggcgGAGACTACCACATGGACCACAGCGGCGCCAAGGGCACGACGCCCAGCACCAACGGAGGACTGAATCACCACGGCGTGGGGGTGGGTCTGACGGCCCAACGACGTCTGGGCCTGGAGGCCCACCTGTCGGCGTTGCGAGAGGCCTCGCTGGCCGGGGAGCTGGACCGGGAGGACAAGGCCAGCGAGGAGGACGACATGCTGGGCACGGAGAGTGAGCGCGCCCAGGCCGAGGCAGCCAGCATGGACAGCTCCCTGCTCCCCTACGTCTCCAACATGCTCAGCGCCCCCCACACCCAGATCTTCATGTGTCCGCTGTGCAACAAGGTGTTTCCCAGCCCCCACATCCTGCAGATCCACCTCAGCAGCCACTTCCGCGAGCAGGAGGGCGTGAGGGCCAAGCCCGCCGGCGACGTCAACGTGCCCACCTGCTCCATCTGCGGGAAGACCTTCTCCTGCATGTACACGCTGAAGCGCCACGAGAGGACTCACTCCGGGGAGAAGCCCTACACCTGCACCACCTGCGGGAAGAGCTTCCAGTACTCCCACAACCTGAGCCGCCACGCCGTGGTGCACACGCGCGAGAAGCCGCACGCCTGCAAGTGGTGCGAGAGACGCTTCACGCAGTCCGGGGACCTCTACCGCCACATCCGCAAGTTCCACTGCGAACTGGTCAACTCGCTCTCGGTGAAGAGTGAATCTCTGAGCCTGCCCAGAGACTGGGCGATAGAGGACAGCTCCCAGGAACTGTGGAAGTAG
- the zbtb18 gene encoding zinc finger and BTB domain-containing protein 18 isoform X1, translated as MYFLRQDNSTWLTGYEDGRMEFPDHSRHLLQCLSEQRHQGFLCDSTVLVGDAQFRAHRAVLASCSMYFHLFYKDQLDKRDVVHLNSDIVTAPAFALLLEFMYEGKLQFKALPVEDVLAAASYLHMYDIVKVCKKKLKQKGTAEADSTRREEDNASSCSDKAESLSEATADLLPSDDDDLEAKREASTPLWMRLPSDRAGTPAAASSPTEAQPQGSEARKLRSPAGSPSSSTGSLRSHRSLGSSRRVSADADCVLDLSVKPVAAGNPYLSGVGASTPDRLQGGLVQVKVERNAGSDEEELGGGDYHMDHSGAKGTTPSTNGGLNHHGVGVGLTAQRRLGLEAHLSALREASLAGELDREDKASEEDDMLGTESERAQAEAASMDSSLLPYVSNMLSAPHTQIFMCPLCNKVFPSPHILQIHLSSHFREQEGVRAKPAGDVNVPTCSICGKTFSCMYTLKRHERTHSGEKPYTCTTCGKSFQYSHNLSRHAVVHTREKPHACKWCERRFTQSGDLYRHIRKFHCELVNSLSVKSESLSLPRDWAIEDSSQELWK; from the exons ATGTATTTTCTCAGGCAGGACAATTCAACTTGGTTAACAG gttaTGAGGACGGCAGGATGGAGTTCCCAGACCACAGCAGACATTTGCTCCAGTGTCTGAGTGAGCAGAGACACCAGGGCTTCCTGTGCGACTCGACGGTCCTGGTAGGCGATGCCCagttccgtgctcaccgcgctGTGCTGGCGTCCTGCAGCATGTACTTCCACCTCTTCTACAAGGACCAGCTGGACAAGAGGGACGTGGTCCACCTCAACAGCGACATCGTAACCGCTCCGGCCTTTGCCCTGCTACTGGAGTTCATGTATGAGGGCAAGCTGCAGTTCAAGGCCCTGCCAGTAGAGGACGTGCTGGCGGCCGCCAGCTACCTGCACATGTACGACATCGTCAAGGTGTGCAAGAAGAAGCTGAAGCAGAAGGGCACCGCGGAGGCCGACAGCACGCGACGCGAAGAGGACAACGCCTCCTCCTGCTCCGACAAGGCCGAGAGTCTATCGGAGGCCACCGCCGACCTTTTGCCCAGCGATGACGACGACCTGGAGGCCAAGCGGGAAGCCAGCACCCCCCTGTGGATGCGGCTGCCTTCGGACCGCGCGGGCACCCCGGCCGCGGCCTCCAGCCCCACAGAGGCCCAGCCCCAGGGCAGCGAGGCCAGGAAGCTGCGTTCCCCGGCAGGAAGCCCCAGCAGCTCCACCGGCTCCCTCCGCTCGCACAGGTCGCTCGGCTCCTCACGCCGGGTGTCGGCCGACGCCGACTGCGTCCTCGACCTGTCGGTGAAGCCCGTCGCCGCCGGTAACCCGTACCTGAGCGGCGTCGGCGCGTCGACACCTGACCGCCTGCAGGGCGGACTGGTGCaggtgaaggtggagaggaACGCGGGGTCggatgaggaggagctgggaggcgGAGACTACCACATGGACCACAGCGGCGCCAAGGGCACGACGCCCAGCACCAACGGAGGACTGAATCACCACGGCGTGGGGGTGGGTCTGACGGCCCAACGACGTCTGGGCCTGGAGGCCCACCTGTCGGCGTTGCGAGAGGCCTCGCTGGCCGGGGAGCTGGACCGGGAGGACAAGGCCAGCGAGGAGGACGACATGCTGGGCACGGAGAGTGAGCGCGCCCAGGCCGAGGCAGCCAGCATGGACAGCTCCCTGCTCCCCTACGTCTCCAACATGCTCAGCGCCCCCCACACCCAGATCTTCATGTGTCCGCTGTGCAACAAGGTGTTTCCCAGCCCCCACATCCTGCAGATCCACCTCAGCAGCCACTTCCGCGAGCAGGAGGGCGTGAGGGCCAAGCCCGCCGGCGACGTCAACGTGCCCACCTGCTCCATCTGCGGGAAGACCTTCTCCTGCATGTACACGCTGAAGCGCCACGAGAGGACTCACTCCGGGGAGAAGCCCTACACCTGCACCACCTGCGGGAAGAGCTTCCAGTACTCCCACAACCTGAGCCGCCACGCCGTGGTGCACACGCGCGAGAAGCCGCACGCCTGCAAGTGGTGCGAGAGACGCTTCACGCAGTCCGGGGACCTCTACCGCCACATCCGCAAGTTCCACTGCGAACTGGTCAACTCGCTCTCGGTGAAGAGTGAATCTCTGAGCCTGCCCAGAGACTGGGCGATAGAGGACAGCTCCCAGGAACTGTGGAAGTAG
- the zbtb18 gene encoding zinc finger and BTB domain-containing protein 18 isoform X3 produces MEFPDHSRHLLQCLSEQRHQGFLCDSTVLVGDAQFRAHRAVLASCSMYFHLFYKDQLDKRDVVHLNSDIVTAPAFALLLEFMYEGKLQFKALPVEDVLAAASYLHMYDIVKVCKKKLKQKGTAEADSTRREEDNASSCSDKAESLSEATADLLPSDDDDLEAKREASTPLWMRLPSDRAGTPAAASSPTEAQPQGSEARKLRSPAGSPSSSTGSLRSHRSLGSSRRVSADADCVLDLSVKPVAAGNPYLSGVGASTPDRLQGGLVQVKVERNAGSDEEELGGGDYHMDHSGAKGTTPSTNGGLNHHGVGVGLTAQRRLGLEAHLSALREASLAGELDREDKASEEDDMLGTESERAQAEAASMDSSLLPYVSNMLSAPHTQIFMCPLCNKVFPSPHILQIHLSSHFREQEGVRAKPAGDVNVPTCSICGKTFSCMYTLKRHERTHSGEKPYTCTTCGKSFQYSHNLSRHAVVHTREKPHACKWCERRFTQSGDLYRHIRKFHCELVNSLSVKSESLSLPRDWAIEDSSQELWK; encoded by the coding sequence ATGGAGTTCCCAGACCACAGCAGACATTTGCTCCAGTGTCTGAGTGAGCAGAGACACCAGGGCTTCCTGTGCGACTCGACGGTCCTGGTAGGCGATGCCCagttccgtgctcaccgcgctGTGCTGGCGTCCTGCAGCATGTACTTCCACCTCTTCTACAAGGACCAGCTGGACAAGAGGGACGTGGTCCACCTCAACAGCGACATCGTAACCGCTCCGGCCTTTGCCCTGCTACTGGAGTTCATGTATGAGGGCAAGCTGCAGTTCAAGGCCCTGCCAGTAGAGGACGTGCTGGCGGCCGCCAGCTACCTGCACATGTACGACATCGTCAAGGTGTGCAAGAAGAAGCTGAAGCAGAAGGGCACCGCGGAGGCCGACAGCACGCGACGCGAAGAGGACAACGCCTCCTCCTGCTCCGACAAGGCCGAGAGTCTATCGGAGGCCACCGCCGACCTTTTGCCCAGCGATGACGACGACCTGGAGGCCAAGCGGGAAGCCAGCACCCCCCTGTGGATGCGGCTGCCTTCGGACCGCGCGGGCACCCCGGCCGCGGCCTCCAGCCCCACAGAGGCCCAGCCCCAGGGCAGCGAGGCCAGGAAGCTGCGTTCCCCGGCAGGAAGCCCCAGCAGCTCCACCGGCTCCCTCCGCTCGCACAGGTCGCTCGGCTCCTCACGCCGGGTGTCGGCCGACGCCGACTGCGTCCTCGACCTGTCGGTGAAGCCCGTCGCCGCCGGTAACCCGTACCTGAGCGGCGTCGGCGCGTCGACACCTGACCGCCTGCAGGGCGGACTGGTGCaggtgaaggtggagaggaACGCGGGGTCggatgaggaggagctgggaggcgGAGACTACCACATGGACCACAGCGGCGCCAAGGGCACGACGCCCAGCACCAACGGAGGACTGAATCACCACGGCGTGGGGGTGGGTCTGACGGCCCAACGACGTCTGGGCCTGGAGGCCCACCTGTCGGCGTTGCGAGAGGCCTCGCTGGCCGGGGAGCTGGACCGGGAGGACAAGGCCAGCGAGGAGGACGACATGCTGGGCACGGAGAGTGAGCGCGCCCAGGCCGAGGCAGCCAGCATGGACAGCTCCCTGCTCCCCTACGTCTCCAACATGCTCAGCGCCCCCCACACCCAGATCTTCATGTGTCCGCTGTGCAACAAGGTGTTTCCCAGCCCCCACATCCTGCAGATCCACCTCAGCAGCCACTTCCGCGAGCAGGAGGGCGTGAGGGCCAAGCCCGCCGGCGACGTCAACGTGCCCACCTGCTCCATCTGCGGGAAGACCTTCTCCTGCATGTACACGCTGAAGCGCCACGAGAGGACTCACTCCGGGGAGAAGCCCTACACCTGCACCACCTGCGGGAAGAGCTTCCAGTACTCCCACAACCTGAGCCGCCACGCCGTGGTGCACACGCGCGAGAAGCCGCACGCCTGCAAGTGGTGCGAGAGACGCTTCACGCAGTCCGGGGACCTCTACCGCCACATCCGCAAGTTCCACTGCGAACTGGTCAACTCGCTCTCGGTGAAGAGTGAATCTCTGAGCCTGCCCAGAGACTGGGCGATAGAGGACAGCTCCCAGGAACTGTGGAAGTAG